One genomic region from Pseudoduganella lutea encodes:
- the xdhA gene encoding xanthine dehydrogenase small subunit — protein MSEPIRFYFRGAVHEVQGADTTQTVLQHLREDLHCTGTKEGCAEGDCGACTVVVGSLVDGKVELKAVNSCIQLTPTLDGKALFTVEDLQQPNGDLHPVQQALVECHGSQCGFCTPGFAMSLWGMYLKVEGRTPERKEIDDCLSGNLCRCTGYRPIIDAARRMTELPSVDFDTTELAVQLQALKRDKLAVYAANGQTFYAPRTLEELAQLRADYPTATLLAGSTDVGLWITKQMRVLTDIIYLGHVEALKSSVSLDGQMLEIGAGVALDEAYGALCEYYPAELSELRQRFASLPIRNAGTLGGNVANGSPIGDSMPWMIAVGSEVVLHSAAGDRVLPMDAFYLDYMKKDMRPGEFVRAVRVPLPRANVVFRTYKLAKRFDQDISAVCAAYAFELDGDKVVDARICYGGMAGTPKRAAQAEAVLNGRVWSEEALVEAIAALAQDYAPLTDMRASSTYRMRTAQNLLRRFWLETRIDAPLANTDVNAFAA, from the coding sequence ATGTCCGAACCGATCCGCTTTTACTTCCGGGGTGCCGTGCACGAAGTGCAAGGCGCCGATACCACGCAAACGGTGCTTCAGCACCTGCGCGAAGACTTGCATTGCACCGGCACCAAGGAAGGCTGTGCCGAAGGCGACTGCGGTGCCTGCACCGTCGTCGTCGGCTCCCTTGTCGATGGCAAGGTCGAGCTCAAGGCCGTCAACTCCTGCATCCAGCTGACCCCCACGCTGGACGGCAAGGCCCTGTTCACCGTCGAAGACCTGCAGCAGCCGAACGGCGACCTGCACCCGGTGCAGCAGGCGCTGGTGGAATGCCATGGCTCGCAATGCGGCTTCTGTACGCCGGGCTTCGCCATGTCGCTGTGGGGCATGTACCTGAAAGTGGAAGGCCGCACGCCCGAGCGGAAAGAGATCGACGATTGCCTGTCCGGCAACCTGTGCCGCTGCACCGGCTACCGCCCGATCATCGATGCCGCGCGCCGCATGACGGAACTGCCGTCGGTCGATTTCGACACGACGGAACTGGCCGTGCAATTGCAGGCCCTGAAGCGCGACAAGCTGGCCGTCTATGCCGCGAATGGCCAGACGTTCTACGCCCCGCGCACGCTGGAAGAACTGGCGCAGCTGCGCGCCGACTACCCGACCGCCACCCTGCTGGCCGGCTCCACCGACGTGGGCCTGTGGATCACCAAGCAGATGCGCGTGCTGACCGACATCATCTATCTCGGCCACGTCGAAGCACTGAAGAGCAGCGTGTCGCTGGACGGCCAGATGCTGGAAATCGGTGCCGGCGTGGCGCTGGACGAAGCCTATGGCGCCCTGTGCGAATACTACCCGGCCGAGCTCTCCGAGCTGCGCCAGCGCTTTGCCTCGCTGCCGATCCGCAATGCCGGCACGCTGGGCGGCAACGTGGCCAACGGCTCGCCGATCGGCGACTCGATGCCGTGGATGATCGCCGTGGGCAGCGAAGTGGTGCTGCACAGCGCCGCCGGTGACCGCGTGCTGCCGATGGACGCGTTCTACCTCGACTATATGAAGAAGGACATGCGGCCGGGCGAGTTCGTGCGCGCCGTGCGCGTGCCGCTGCCGCGCGCCAACGTGGTGTTCCGTACCTATAAACTGGCCAAGCGTTTCGACCAGGACATCTCGGCCGTGTGCGCCGCCTATGCCTTCGAGCTCGATGGCGACAAGGTCGTCGATGCCCGCATCTGCTACGGCGGCATGGCCGGCACCCCGAAACGCGCCGCGCAGGCTGAAGCCGTGCTGAACGGTCGCGTGTGGAGCGAGGAAGCGCTGGTCGAGGCGATCGCCGCGCTGGCGCAGGATTACGCGCCGCTGACCGACATGCGTGCCTCGAGCACCTACCGGATGCGCACCGCGCAGAACCTGCTGCGCCGCTTCTGGCTCGAAAC